In one Magnetospirillum sp. genomic region, the following are encoded:
- the groL gene encoding chaperonin GroEL (60 kDa chaperone family; promotes refolding of misfolded polypeptides especially under stressful conditions; forms two stacked rings of heptamers to form a barrel-shaped 14mer; ends can be capped by GroES; misfolded proteins enter the barrel where they are refolded when GroES binds) has product MAAKDVKFAGDARARMLRGVDILADAVKVTLGPKGRNVVIEKSFGAPRITKDGVTVAKEIELADKFENMGAQMVREVASKTNDAAGDGTTTATVLAQAIVREGAKSVAAGMNPMDLKRGIDLAVEKIVEDLKKRSKKITTDGEVAQVGTISANGEREIGEMIAKAMQKVGKEGVITVEEAKSLETELDVVEGMQFDRGYLSPYFVTNADKMTAELDDPYILIHEKKLASLQPLLPVLEAVVQTGKPLLIIAEEVEGEALATLVVNKLRGGLKIAAVKAPGFGDRRKAMLEDIAILTAGEVISEDLGIKLENVTLTMLGRAKRVRIDKDNTTIVDGTGKKKDIEARIAQIKAQIEETTSDYDREKLQERLAKLAGGVAVIRVGGATEVEVKERKDRVDDAMNATKAAVEEGILPGGGTALLYATRVLEGIKTANHDQQVGIEIVRKALQAPARQIAENAGADGSLIVGKLLEGKSTTQGFNAQSGEYVDMIKDGIIDPTKVVRLALQDAASVAGLLITTEAMVAEAPKPEKAPAMPAGGGMGDY; this is encoded by the coding sequence ATGGCTGCTAAAGACGTCAAATTCGCAGGCGATGCGCGCGCCCGCATGCTGCGCGGCGTGGACATTCTCGCCGACGCCGTCAAGGTGACGCTGGGCCCGAAGGGCCGCAACGTCGTGATCGAGAAGTCGTTCGGCGCCCCGCGCATCACCAAGGACGGCGTGACGGTCGCCAAGGAAATCGAACTTGCCGACAAGTTCGAGAACATGGGCGCCCAGATGGTGCGCGAAGTCGCGTCGAAGACCAACGATGCGGCCGGCGACGGCACCACGACGGCCACGGTTTTGGCCCAGGCGATCGTGCGTGAGGGTGCGAAGTCGGTTGCTGCCGGCATGAACCCGATGGACTTGAAGCGCGGCATCGATCTCGCGGTCGAAAAGATCGTCGAAGACCTCAAGAAGCGCTCGAAGAAGATCACGACCGACGGCGAAGTGGCCCAGGTCGGCACGATCTCGGCCAACGGCGAGCGCGAAATCGGCGAGATGATCGCCAAGGCCATGCAGAAGGTCGGCAAGGAAGGCGTGATCACGGTCGAGGAAGCCAAGAGCCTCGAGACCGAACTCGACGTCGTCGAAGGCATGCAGTTCGACCGCGGCTATCTGTCGCCCTATTTCGTGACGAACGCCGACAAGATGACGGCCGAACTCGACGATCCGTACATCCTGATCCACGAGAAGAAGCTTGCGAGCCTGCAGCCGCTGCTGCCCGTGCTCGAAGCCGTGGTGCAGACGGGCAAGCCGCTCCTCATCATCGCCGAAGAAGTCGAAGGCGAAGCCTTGGCCACCCTCGTGGTCAACAAGCTGCGCGGCGGCCTCAAGATCGCCGCCGTCAAGGCGCCGGGCTTCGGCGATCGCCGCAAGGCGATGCTCGAGGACATCGCGATCCTCACGGCCGGCGAGGTGATCTCGGAAGATCTCGGCATCAAGCTCGAGAACGTGACGCTCACCATGCTGGGCCGCGCCAAGCGCGTGCGCATCGACAAGGACAACACCACGATCGTCGACGGCACGGGCAAGAAGAAGGACATCGAAGCCCGCATCGCGCAGATCAAGGCGCAGATCGAGGAAACCACCTCGGATTACGACCGCGAGAAGCTGCAGGAGCGCCTGGCCAAGCTCGCAGGCGGCGTTGCCGTGATCCGCGTCGGCGGGGCCACGGAAGTGGAAGTGAAGGAGCGCAAGGACCGCGTCGACGACGCCATGAACGCCACCAAGGCGGCCGTGGAAGAAGGCATTCTGCCCGGCGGCGGCACGGCTCTCCTCTACGCCACGCGCGTGCTGGAAGGCATCAAGACGGCCAACCACGACCAGCAGGTCGGCATCGAAATCGTGCGCAAGGCGCTGCAGGCTCCGGCCCGCCAGATCGCCGAAAACGCCGGTGCGGACGGTTCGCTGATCGTCGGCAAGCTGCTCGAAGGCAAGTCGACGACCCAGGGCTTCAACGCCCAGTCGGGCGAATACGTAGACATGATCAAGGACGGCATCATCGACCCGACCAAGGTTGTGCGCCTCGCCTTGCAGGATGCCGCTTCGGTTGCGGGTCTGCTGATCACGACGGAAGCCATGGTTGCCGAAGCGCCGAAGCCCGAAAAGGCCCCGGCGATGCCGGCCGGCGGCGGCATGGGCGACTACTAA
- the groES gene encoding co-chaperone GroES, giving the protein MKFKPLHDRVVVRRVEEETKTAGGIIIPDTAKEKPMQGEVLAVGPGARNDKGELIAMSVKAGDRILFGKWSGTEVKIDGQELLIMKESDILGTLEGAAAPAKKAA; this is encoded by the coding sequence ATGAAATTCAAACCCCTTCATGATCGCGTGGTCGTGCGCCGCGTCGAGGAAGAAACGAAGACCGCCGGCGGCATCATCATCCCCGATACGGCCAAGGAAAAGCCGATGCAGGGCGAAGTGCTGGCCGTGGGCCCGGGTGCTCGCAACGACAAGGGCGAGCTCATTGCCATGTCGGTCAAGGCGGGCGACCGCATCCTGTTCGGCAAGTGGTCGGGCACGGAAGTGAAGATCGACGGCCAGGAGCTGTTGATCATGAAAGAAAGCGACATCCTGGGCACCCTCGAAGGTGCCGCCGCGCCGGCCAAGAAGGCCGCCTGA
- a CDS encoding usg protein — MSDFARQLEDYRLTTAEILYRMPDHPSVLQTFVWQDLDLAPKFPVLQKFLDFWEKNLDGRLFKVRVAHSTLIRPAEFRLNAHLATLH; from the coding sequence ATGTCGGATTTTGCGCGTCAACTCGAAGACTACCGGCTTACCACAGCCGAGATCCTCTATCGCATGCCGGACCATCCCTCGGTGCTGCAGACGTTTGTTTGGCAGGATTTGGATCTAGCGCCGAAATTTCCAGTCCTGCAGAAGTTTCTCGATTTCTGGGAGAAAAACCTCGACGGGCGCCTGTTCAAGGTGCGCGTCGCGCACAGCACGTTGATCCGACCGGCCGAGTTCCGGCTCAACGCGCATCTCGCAACGCTGCACTAA
- a CDS encoding ferredoxin--NADP reductase encodes MSAFFDAEVLTVHHWTERLFSFTTRREPTFRFLNGQFVMIGLPIGGKPLMRAYSVVSANYEEHLEFLSIKVPDGPLTQHLCKIVPGDKILVGRKCTGTLVIDNLVAGRNLYLVGTGTGLAPFMSIIRDPATYEKFERVVLLHGCREVAELAYADLIEKELPQHELIGELVSQQLLYYPTVTREGFRNQGRVTDLIDAGKIEQDLGLPALDAAHDRAMICGSPSLLADFVAILQARGFVEGNSANAATYVVERAFVEK; translated from the coding sequence ATGAGCGCTTTTTTCGATGCCGAAGTTCTGACCGTCCACCATTGGACCGAACGGCTTTTCTCCTTCACCACGCGACGCGAGCCGACCTTCCGCTTTCTGAACGGCCAGTTCGTCATGATCGGCTTGCCGATCGGCGGCAAGCCCTTGATGCGTGCCTATTCGGTGGTCAGCGCCAATTACGAAGAGCATCTCGAATTCCTGAGCATCAAAGTGCCCGACGGCCCGCTCACCCAGCATCTGTGCAAGATCGTGCCCGGCGACAAGATTTTGGTCGGCCGCAAATGCACGGGCACGCTGGTGATCGACAATCTGGTGGCCGGCCGCAATCTGTATCTCGTAGGCACGGGTACGGGCTTGGCGCCGTTCATGAGCATCATCCGCGATCCGGCCACGTACGAAAAATTCGAGCGCGTCGTGCTGCTGCATGGCTGCCGCGAAGTGGCCGAGCTTGCCTATGCCGACCTGATCGAAAAAGAACTGCCGCAGCACGAGCTGATCGGCGAGCTCGTGTCGCAACAGCTGCTCTACTACCCGACCGTCACGCGCGAGGGGTTCCGCAACCAGGGCCGCGTGACCGATCTGATCGATGCAGGCAAAATCGAGCAAGATTTGGGTCTGCCCGCACTCGATGCGGCCCACGACCGCGCGATGATCTGCGGCAGCCCGTCGCTGCTGGCCGATTTTGTGGCAATCCTGCAGGCGCGCGGGTTCGTCGAAGGCAACTCGGCCAACGCCGCAACATATGTGGTCGAGCGCGCCTTCGTCGAAAAGTGA
- a CDS encoding MarR family transcriptional regulator, with amino-acid sequence MKTAARRLAVAKPLAAPAVAGAPLRLESDYALEQHIGHLLRRSHQRHVANFEKGLGALDLTPTQFAALAKIGERGEVSQNLLGRQTAMDPATIQGVIQRLMARNLIERRADPSDRRATLLRLTPAGLALTKNAIVKVEEVSQTTLAPLDARERATLALLLQKLSGLV; translated from the coding sequence ATGAAGACAGCCGCGCGTCGCCTTGCCGTTGCCAAACCGCTCGCTGCGCCTGCCGTCGCCGGCGCACCGCTGCGTTTGGAGTCGGACTATGCGCTCGAGCAGCATATCGGCCATTTGCTGCGCCGCTCGCACCAGCGCCACGTGGCGAATTTCGAAAAGGGTCTGGGGGCACTCGATCTCACGCCAACGCAGTTCGCGGCGTTGGCCAAAATCGGCGAGCGCGGCGAAGTGTCGCAGAATCTGCTCGGCCGCCAAACGGCGATGGATCCGGCGACGATCCAGGGCGTCATCCAGCGGCTGATGGCGCGCAATCTGATCGAGCGGCGCGCCGACCCCTCGGATCGCCGCGCCACGCTGCTGCGTTTGACCCCTGCGGGCCTGGCCCTTACCAAAAACGCGATCGTGAAGGTCGAAGAGGTTTCGCAAACCACGCTCGCCCCGCTCGATGCGCGCGAGCGAGCGACCCTTGCGTTGCTGCTGCAGAAACTCTCCGGTCTTGTCTGA
- a CDS encoding COX15/CtaA family protein, translating into MIDIAAPASALLRASAKTADRTIAHWLFACCAMIFAMVVIGGITRLTESGLSIVEWRPVSGILPPLREAAWQAEFDKYRQIDQYRLMNAGMSLEAFKTIYFWEWFHRFWGRLIGIVFAVPFFWFVLRGQLRGRQAVKLFALFCLGGLQGLIGWWMVSSGLKPDMLAVSQYRLATHLSLALALYLGLLWTALGLRFGPSPGSPAGFAVLALVFTTAMAGAFVAGLDAGLAYNTFPLMDGALVPPGYGDIAPFWRNLFENHATVQFNHRWLGIASLVALSLLAWRLFKSVPRAAIAMALAGAAQVALGIATLLLWVPIPLAAAHQAGSVVLLTAVAVAVHAAGLKQAQRKE; encoded by the coding sequence ATGATCGATATCGCCGCCCCTGCCAGCGCCTTGCTGCGCGCGTCCGCAAAGACCGCCGATCGCACGATCGCGCACTGGCTATTTGCGTGCTGCGCGATGATTTTTGCGATGGTCGTGATCGGCGGCATCACGCGCTTGACCGAATCCGGCCTGTCGATCGTCGAATGGCGCCCGGTCTCGGGCATCCTACCCCCGCTCCGCGAAGCGGCATGGCAGGCCGAGTTCGACAAATACCGCCAGATCGACCAGTACCGGCTCATGAATGCCGGCATGAGCCTCGAGGCTTTCAAGACGATCTATTTCTGGGAGTGGTTCCACCGTTTCTGGGGCCGGCTCATCGGGATCGTGTTTGCGGTGCCGTTTTTCTGGTTCGTGCTGCGCGGCCAATTGCGCGGACGCCAGGCGGTGAAATTGTTTGCCCTTTTCTGCCTCGGCGGCCTGCAAGGGTTGATCGGCTGGTGGATGGTCTCAAGCGGCCTCAAGCCCGACATGCTGGCGGTCAGCCAATATCGTCTCGCCACGCATTTGAGTTTGGCGCTCGCTTTGTATTTGGGCTTGCTGTGGACCGCGTTGGGGCTGCGCTTCGGCCCGAGCCCGGGCAGCCCGGCCGGCTTTGCTGTGCTGGCCCTCGTCTTCACGACCGCGATGGCCGGTGCCTTCGTGGCCGGGCTCGATGCGGGGCTCGCCTACAATACATTCCCGCTGATGGACGGCGCTTTGGTTCCGCCCGGCTACGGCGACATCGCACCCTTCTGGAGAAACCTGTTCGAAAACCATGCGACGGTGCAGTTCAACCATCGCTGGCTCGGCATTGCGAGCCTCGTGGCGCTAAGTCTGCTCGCGTGGCGGCTGTTCAAATCAGTGCCGCGCGCGGCAATCGCGATGGCGCTTGCAGGGGCAGCGCAAGTCGCCCTCGGCATTGCGACGTTGCTGCTATGGGTCCCGATCCCGTTGGCTGCCGCCCATCAGGCGGGCTCGGTCGTACTGCTGACGGCCGTCGCCGTGGCCGTGCATGCGGCAGGGCTAAAGCAAGCTCAGCGCAAAGAGTAG
- a CDS encoding metal ABC transporter permease has translation MDIAMDDFVWRALAAGLGLAAIAGPLGSFVLWRRMAFFGDALAHSALLGVALGFLLHVDVNLGMVAMCVAFALALTGLLARSRLAPDTLLSISAFTALSAGLVVLSFLDNVRVDLIGYLFGDLLAVAPSDLIWIWGGALVALGGLAALWRPLLATTVHADLAAVEGTRVGHVRLCFVLLLALVVAVAAKIVGALLVTALLIIPAAAARRFARSPEQMAIGAAAIGALAVAGGLGASLLLDTPSGPSVVLTASLLFALSLL, from the coding sequence ATGGACATCGCCATGGATGATTTTGTGTGGCGCGCCTTGGCGGCGGGGCTGGGGCTGGCCGCGATCGCAGGCCCGCTCGGCAGTTTCGTCTTGTGGCGGCGCATGGCGTTTTTCGGCGATGCGCTTGCGCACTCGGCCTTGCTCGGCGTGGCGCTGGGCTTCCTGCTGCATGTCGACGTCAATCTCGGCATGGTCGCGATGTGCGTCGCGTTTGCACTCGCGTTGACGGGATTGCTTGCACGCTCGCGGTTGGCACCCGATACGCTCCTTTCGATTTCGGCCTTTACGGCGCTGTCGGCTGGGCTCGTGGTGCTGTCGTTTCTCGACAACGTGCGCGTCGATCTGATCGGCTATCTGTTCGGCGATCTTTTGGCCGTGGCGCCGAGCGATCTCATCTGGATCTGGGGCGGCGCTTTGGTGGCGCTTGGCGGCCTTGCCGCACTTTGGCGCCCGCTTTTGGCGACGACGGTGCACGCCGATCTTGCGGCCGTCGAGGGCACGCGCGTGGGCCACGTGCGGCTTTGTTTCGTGCTGCTGCTCGCCCTCGTCGTGGCCGTCGCCGCCAAGATCGTCGGCGCTCTGCTCGTGACGGCGCTGCTGATCATCCCGGCCGCGGCAGCACGGCGTTTTGCGCGCAGCCCCGAGCAGATGGCGATCGGGGCGGCAGCGATCGGTGCGCTCGCCGTCGCGGGCGGGCTCGGCGCTTCGCTGCTGCTCGATACGCCGTCGGGGCCGTCGGTGGTGCTGACCGCAAGCCTACTCTTTGCGCTGAGCTTGCTTTAG
- a CDS encoding ATP-binding cassette domain-containing protein: MTTLIDARGLAKAYDARRVLSDVDIAVAQGEIVTLIGPNGAGKTVLLRILLGLEAADAGNVVRKPGLTIGYMPQKIEIDANLPLSVARFVGLAGRYTKTEIAASLAETGIAARLEAPIQALSGGEFQRALLARALLRRPQLLVLDEPAQGVDVTGQDALYDLLARVVARHGCGVLLVSHDLHLVMARADRVVCLNGHVCCTGKPASLGNDPAFAALFGARGAASVAVYRHSHDHEHAVCADPAHDHSPQGHSPHGHRHG, from the coding sequence GTGACCACTCTCATTGATGCGCGCGGTCTTGCCAAAGCCTACGACGCACGACGCGTGCTGTCGGACGTGGACATTGCCGTTGCACAAGGCGAGATCGTCACGCTGATCGGTCCCAACGGGGCCGGCAAAACCGTGCTCTTGCGCATATTGTTGGGGCTTGAGGCGGCGGATGCCGGGAATGTGGTGCGCAAGCCCGGTCTCACGATCGGCTACATGCCGCAGAAGATCGAAATCGACGCCAATCTGCCGCTTAGTGTGGCGCGATTTGTGGGCTTGGCCGGGCGTTACACAAAAACAGAGATCGCCGCTTCACTCGCCGAGACGGGCATTGCCGCTCGGCTCGAGGCACCCATCCAAGCCTTGTCGGGCGGCGAGTTCCAGCGCGCGTTGCTGGCGCGCGCGCTGCTGCGCCGACCGCAGCTTCTGGTACTCGACGAGCCGGCCCAGGGCGTAGACGTGACGGGCCAAGACGCGCTCTACGATCTTTTGGCGCGCGTCGTGGCGCGACATGGCTGCGGCGTGCTTCTGGTGAGCCACGATCTGCATCTCGTGATGGCGCGCGCCGACCGCGTCGTGTGCCTGAACGGCCATGTGTGCTGCACCGGAAAGCCTGCTTCGCTGGGCAACGATCCTGCTTTTGCAGCTTTGTTCGGCGCGCGCGGGGCGGCGAGCGTTGCCGTCTATCGCCACAGCCACGACCACGAACATGCGGTGTGCGCCGATCCCGCACACGATCACAGCCCGCAGGGGCACAGCCCGCATGGACATCGCCATGGATGA
- a CDS encoding Fur family transcriptional regulator, producing MKRNAPARDPGKHDHRKCVHTALSTAEAVCKARGEKLTPVRKRVLELVWASHRPVGAYALLDSLRADGRSAAPPTVYRALEFLLALGLVHRVESLNAYLGCAHPASDHAAQFLICRQCGTAAELEESDIATAIDRHAKRAGFAVERRTVEAMGLCAACQTA from the coding sequence ATGAAACGCAACGCCCCTGCACGCGACCCCGGCAAACACGATCATCGCAAATGTGTGCACACCGCCTTGTCCACGGCCGAAGCCGTGTGCAAAGCGCGCGGCGAAAAGCTCACGCCCGTGCGCAAGCGCGTGCTCGAACTCGTGTGGGCGAGCCACCGGCCGGTCGGCGCCTACGCGCTGCTCGACAGTCTGCGCGCCGACGGGCGCTCGGCCGCTCCGCCCACGGTCTATCGCGCGCTCGAATTTCTGTTGGCCCTAGGCCTCGTGCATCGCGTGGAATCGTTGAACGCGTATTTGGGCTGCGCGCATCCGGCTTCCGACCATGCGGCGCAGTTTCTGATTTGCCGTCAGTGCGGAACGGCGGCCGAGCTCGAAGAATCCGATATCGCAACCGCGATCGACCGCCATGCCAAGCGCGCGGGCTTCGCGGTCGAGCGGCGGACGGTCGAAGCCATGGGCCTTTGTGCGGCGTGCCAGACCGCGTGA
- a CDS encoding zinc ABC transporter substrate-binding protein encodes MRFLPILAAMLCLLGTPLGAQPRVVASFPAIQSIVAGVMDGIATPETVVKGGASPHVYALRPGDARLLETADLVVWVGPAFESQMARALRALGPKTRQILWADLPGTVLLAAREGGPWEGHSHAHGHAHAETRNDGHLFLDPRNAIVLAGATAAALAEIDPANAQRYRANAARVTANLEALDTKLGATLRPLAGKPFIVFHDALQYFETRYGLTPAGSITVSPERRPGAQRLQRIRERIRRAQAICVFAEPQFEPSLVATVVEGTSARVATIDYVGVGIASGKDAYAAILTKLADDLAGCLKAS; translated from the coding sequence ATGCGCTTCCTTCCGATCTTGGCTGCAATGCTCTGTCTGCTCGGCACGCCGCTTGGTGCCCAACCGCGCGTGGTCGCGAGTTTCCCGGCGATCCAGTCGATCGTGGCAGGCGTGATGGACGGCATCGCAACGCCCGAAACGGTCGTCAAAGGCGGGGCGTCGCCGCACGTCTATGCGCTGCGCCCGGGCGATGCGCGCCTGCTTGAAACCGCCGATCTGGTGGTGTGGGTGGGCCCCGCTTTCGAATCTCAGATGGCGCGTGCACTCCGCGCCCTCGGCCCCAAGACGCGCCAGATCCTGTGGGCCGACCTGCCCGGCACGGTGCTGCTGGCCGCACGCGAAGGTGGCCCGTGGGAAGGCCATTCGCATGCGCACGGCCATGCACACGCCGAAACACGCAACGACGGGCATCTTTTTCTCGATCCGCGCAATGCGATCGTGCTTGCCGGTGCGACGGCCGCAGCCTTGGCCGAGATCGATCCCGCCAACGCGCAGCGCTATCGCGCCAATGCCGCGCGCGTGACGGCCAATCTGGAAGCGCTCGACACGAAGCTCGGAGCGACGCTGCGCCCGCTTGCCGGCAAGCCCTTCATCGTGTTCCACGACGCCTTGCAGTATTTCGAAACGCGCTATGGCCTGACGCCCGCGGGCTCGATCACGGTCAGTCCCGAACGCCGGCCGGGCGCCCAACGCCTGCAGCGCATCCGCGAGCGCATACGCCGCGCGCAAGCGATCTGCGTATTCGCCGAACCGCAATTCGAGCCGAGCCTCGTTGCGACAGTCGTCGAGGGGACGTCGGCGCGCGTGGCGACGATCGACTATGTCGGCGTTGGGATTGCCTCCGGCAAAGACGCCTACGCAGCGATCTTGACCAAACTCGCCGACGATTTGGCCGGGTGCCTCAAGGCTTCTTGA
- the mutY gene encoding A/G-specific adenine glycosylase, with translation MNALAAALLAWYDRHRRAMPWRALPGATPDPYRVWLAEIMLQQTTVATVGPYFQKFVRAWPDIGALAAAPRETVLEAWAGLGYYARARNLHACAQYVVHNLGSVFPDTEEGLLELPGVGPYTAAAIAAIAFDRPAAVLDGNVERVFARVFAVATPLPKAKTELRAHVADAVPPERPGDFAQATMDLGATICAPRKPSCLLCPLKLACLAHRAGEAERYPVKTPKPKRPTRRTIAFVLTDRSGAVWLRRRPDRGLLGGMMEVPSTEWRVGAAGEAAARKAAPASAAWHALPGKVRHGFTHFELEAVVWRANVRRSDVSGGQWVAAEALAAQALPTVMRKLIAHGLQKNAVKKP, from the coding sequence ATGAACGCGCTCGCCGCCGCCCTGCTGGCTTGGTACGACCGCCACCGACGCGCGATGCCGTGGCGCGCTTTGCCGGGTGCGACGCCCGATCCCTATCGCGTCTGGCTTGCCGAGATCATGCTGCAGCAGACGACCGTCGCGACGGTGGGCCCATATTTCCAGAAATTCGTGCGCGCCTGGCCCGATATCGGCGCGTTGGCGGCGGCCCCGCGCGAGACCGTTCTCGAAGCTTGGGCGGGGCTTGGTTACTACGCACGCGCGCGCAATCTGCACGCATGCGCGCAATATGTGGTGCACAATCTCGGCAGCGTTTTCCCCGACACCGAAGAAGGGTTGCTCGAATTGCCGGGCGTCGGGCCTTATACGGCCGCCGCCATCGCCGCGATCGCGTTCGATCGCCCGGCCGCCGTACTCGACGGCAATGTCGAGCGCGTATTCGCGCGCGTGTTTGCGGTGGCGACACCGCTGCCCAAAGCAAAGACCGAGCTTCGCGCGCATGTGGCCGATGCGGTCCCGCCAGAGCGGCCTGGTGATTTTGCGCAAGCGACGATGGATCTCGGCGCCACAATCTGCGCACCGCGCAAACCGAGCTGTCTTTTATGTCCGCTCAAACTTGCGTGCTTGGCGCATCGCGCGGGCGAGGCCGAACGCTATCCCGTCAAAACGCCGAAGCCCAAACGGCCAACGCGGCGCACGATCGCGTTTGTGCTGACCGACCGCAGCGGTGCGGTGTGGCTGCGCCGACGCCCGGATCGCGGGCTGCTCGGCGGCATGATGGAAGTCCCGTCGACCGAATGGCGGGTTGGCGCTGCCGGCGAAGCGGCAGCGCGCAAGGCCGCCCCGGCCTCGGCGGCGTGGCATGCGCTGCCGGGCAAGGTGCGGCACGGCTTCACGCATTTCGAGCTTGAAGCCGTCGTGTGGCGCGCGAACGTGCGGCGCAGCGACGTTTCCGGCGGGCAGTGGGTTGCAGCCGAGGCCTTAGCCGCTCAGGCGTTACCGACCGTGATGCGCAAACTCATCGCGCACGGTTTGCAGAAGAACGCCGTCAAGAAGCCTTGA
- a CDS encoding DciA family protein, giving the protein MALKAIAAQVPKVTKEALKRRGPAFATIVAEWGEIVGPALAGSCLPEKLSTPPRPPKGVAAPPSAGTLTIRVSGGAAMELQHLAPLLLERINRFAGFKAVERLRFIQGPMPERPISAAVAPMPLSEAQKTSIAAAIESVAAPELQAALARLGAGLVGKRRGKAQISR; this is encoded by the coding sequence ATGGCACTCAAGGCAATCGCCGCCCAAGTTCCCAAAGTCACCAAAGAAGCGCTGAAGCGGCGCGGCCCCGCCTTTGCCACGATCGTGGCCGAATGGGGCGAGATCGTGGGCCCCGCCCTCGCGGGCTCATGCCTTCCCGAAAAACTTTCGACGCCGCCGCGCCCGCCCAAGGGCGTTGCGGCACCGCCTTCGGCCGGCACGTTGACAATCCGCGTTTCGGGCGGGGCGGCCATGGAATTGCAGCATCTCGCCCCCTTGCTACTCGAGCGCATCAATCGTTTTGCGGGCTTCAAAGCGGTCGAGAGACTGCGTTTTATCCAAGGGCCGATGCCCGAACGCCCGATTTCGGCGGCGGTGGCCCCCATGCCGCTTTCGGAAGCCCAGAAAACAAGCATTGCCGCCGCTATCGAGTCGGTCGCGGCACCGGAGCTGCAGGCAGCCCTTGCGCGGCTCGGTGCGGGCCTTGTGGGCAAACGCCGCGGAAAAGCCCAAATTTCCCGGTGA
- a CDS encoding DsbA family protein, translating into MKNQHISTIVAFFAAFAAFVSAPAQAQQGPRAEGLDFVVGAANAPVTIIEYASITCPHCARFHADVLPRLKEKYVETGKVRFVFRDFPLDRLALNAAMLARCSGPERYFTYLDVFFAEQANWTRGSAEQAMTALRRLARTGGMSEPAIDACLANVEIQNAVLTQAMTGEREHRVQATPTLVVNGQVQRGAPTFEELERILAPLVK; encoded by the coding sequence GTGAAAAACCAGCATATCTCGACAATCGTCGCCTTTTTCGCCGCTTTCGCGGCCTTCGTCTCGGCGCCTGCCCAGGCCCAGCAGGGCCCGCGTGCCGAGGGGCTCGATTTTGTGGTCGGAGCTGCCAACGCGCCGGTCACGATCATCGAATACGCCTCGATCACGTGCCCGCATTGCGCGCGCTTCCATGCCGACGTGCTGCCGCGCCTCAAGGAAAAATACGTCGAAACCGGCAAGGTTCGTTTCGTGTTCCGCGATTTCCCGCTCGACCGGCTCGCCCTCAACGCCGCCATGCTGGCGCGCTGCAGCGGGCCGGAGCGCTATTTCACCTATCTCGACGTGTTCTTCGCCGAGCAGGCGAATTGGACGCGCGGCTCGGCCGAGCAGGCCATGACCGCTTTGCGGCGCCTCGCGCGCACCGGCGGCATGAGCGAGCCCGCGATCGACGCGTGCCTTGCCAATGTCGAAATCCAGAACGCCGTGCTGACGCAAGCCATGACCGGCGAGCGCGAGCATCGCGTCCAAGCCACGCCGACCCTGGTCGTCAACGGCCAGGTGCAGCGCGGTGCGCCCACTTTCGAAGAGCTCGAGCGGATCCTCGCCCCGCTCGTCAAGTAA